A window of Nodosilinea sp. PGN35 contains these coding sequences:
- a CDS encoding PAS domain S-box protein has protein sequence MKLLVLENEPIVAQALKLLLASVACEVEVVGVGEACDRSGALQRVLEHRYDLIVVDGEAEYGALGRSLGQRGQAQGQAPTPILLLTTAALVSPPWATATLLKPVDAMELIGRISALLGQPTAAISPVAELARSEARFRSMADYAPVMVWVSDATGHCTYLSRSWYEFTGQSEAASLGLGWLAAVHADDRASAKAAFLAATERQQEFRLEYRLRRRDGEYRWMLDAARPWLGVGGRFEGYIGSVLDISERMQTTLALQESEEKYRRLFSSIDEAFLIGEALRCADGSFDFLYTEVNPAFERVTGVARQQVIGQRARQVLPGLAEVWFDTVGRVGFGGEAVHLEEYAAPIDRWFSTSFKPVGTPGSGQLSVTFSDVTERKRLELSLKASEAKLSGILDSAIAAIASFRLYADGSWEHEYWSAGCEQLFGYPRRVYADRQFWLAQVHPDDRDRVIMPLFKDFFAGGQTTAEYRFRHQDGTLHWFHSDFASRNIAEGCWVVTSVNYDITERKQLERDRERFLAVGSDLQVITDRNGYFHWVSPTFEQALGWTVAEMTAIPWSDFVHPDDLAASADEITELFKGRDTFAFENRYRHRDGTYRWLLWKARLYPDDQRVYGGAIDITERKRSEASLRESEEKYRLLFNSMDEGFCVIEMLFAGDRPIDYRFLDINPTFAQQTGLVDAKGKRIRELVPNLETHWFEILGRVAVTGEPVRFEDYAAAMERWFDVFGFRFGAPELRQVAVLFRNVTERRRADAALKESERKLRAVFDSTFEFIGLLKTDGTVLDVNRTALNVIAATPEAVVGQPFWLTPWWNHFPEQRERLRLAIGRAAQGETVRMENQHIWADGSTAWVDFSIKPVLDEQGQVIMLVPEGRDITERKAAERKIREQAALLDIASDAITVRDLNHRLLYWNQGAERLYGFEAAEALGHKAYNLLHSEVAHHGEMMPTLLEQGEWRGELDKRTKTGRAITVATRWTLVNDEAGQAKFILSVETDITEKKTLEAQFYQAQRVESLGRLASGIAHDLNNVFTPIVTIAQLLRLTQRHLSDKAQDHLRLLEESAKRGASMVQQILSITRSSSGTRTEVNLGPLLQDLGNILQQSLPKHIDLRLPERSLAPDQALWVSADPTHLHQVLMNLCVNARDAMPTGGTLTISAELVTVDTALAQAHLDAQAGQYVRLTVADTGTGIDPDLCDRIFDPFFTTKAPGQGTGLGLATVLGIVKASDGFVRVVSEVGQGTHMQVYLPALPQPEASAAPAAPWPLAPQQGQGERLLIVEDDASVQHSVRSLLLSYNYSVVVANNGLEALDCYTSQPAHLVVVDMMMPGMDGITLIQQLKAMQPSVKIIATSGLPTYQAAALAAGASAFLLKPYDLSDLLDSIAAQLR, from the coding sequence ATGAAACTCCTGGTTTTGGAAAACGAACCCATCGTAGCCCAGGCGCTGAAGCTGCTGCTGGCCAGCGTGGCTTGCGAAGTGGAGGTGGTGGGCGTCGGCGAAGCCTGCGATCGCAGCGGGGCACTGCAGCGGGTGCTGGAGCACCGCTACGACTTGATCGTAGTGGACGGGGAAGCTGAGTATGGGGCGCTGGGGCGATCCCTGGGCCAGCGTGGCCAGGCCCAGGGCCAGGCACCGACGCCTATTTTGCTGCTCACCACCGCTGCGCTGGTGTCTCCCCCCTGGGCCACAGCAACCCTGCTCAAACCCGTAGACGCAATGGAGCTGATCGGGCGGATCAGCGCTCTGCTGGGGCAGCCCACCGCTGCGATCAGCCCCGTGGCGGAGCTGGCGCGCAGCGAAGCCCGCTTTCGCAGCATGGCTGACTACGCTCCGGTGATGGTGTGGGTCAGCGATGCCACTGGCCACTGCACCTACCTGAGCCGCAGCTGGTACGAGTTTACCGGTCAGAGCGAGGCCGCCAGCCTGGGCCTGGGCTGGCTAGCGGCCGTCCATGCCGACGATCGCGCCAGCGCCAAGGCCGCGTTTCTGGCCGCCACCGAGCGCCAGCAGGAGTTTCGGCTGGAGTACCGCCTGCGCCGCCGCGACGGCGAGTACCGCTGGATGCTCGACGCGGCTCGCCCCTGGCTGGGCGTAGGGGGCCGATTTGAGGGCTACATTGGCTCGGTGCTAGACATCAGCGAACGCATGCAGACCACCCTGGCCCTGCAAGAGTCGGAAGAGAAGTACCGGCGGCTGTTTTCGAGCATTGACGAGGCGTTTTTGATTGGCGAGGCGCTGCGCTGCGCCGACGGCAGCTTTGACTTTTTGTACACTGAGGTGAATCCGGCCTTTGAGCGGGTCACGGGGGTTGCCCGCCAGCAGGTGATTGGGCAGCGGGCGCGGCAGGTGCTGCCGGGGCTGGCGGAGGTGTGGTTTGACACTGTGGGTCGGGTGGGGTTTGGCGGCGAGGCCGTGCACCTAGAGGAGTACGCTGCGCCCATCGACCGCTGGTTTTCAACATCGTTTAAGCCCGTGGGCACCCCCGGCAGCGGACAGCTCAGCGTCACCTTTAGCGATGTGACAGAGCGTAAGCGGCTGGAGCTGTCCCTCAAGGCGTCAGAGGCCAAGCTCAGCGGTATTTTAGACAGCGCGATCGCCGCGATCGCCAGCTTTCGCCTCTACGCCGACGGCAGCTGGGAACACGAGTACTGGTCAGCCGGGTGCGAACAGCTGTTTGGCTACCCCCGCCGCGTCTACGCCGACCGACAGTTTTGGCTGGCCCAGGTGCATCCCGACGATCGCGATCGGGTGATTATGCCGCTGTTTAAAGACTTTTTTGCGGGCGGCCAAACTACCGCTGAATACCGCTTTCGCCATCAAGACGGCACCCTGCACTGGTTTCACAGCGACTTCGCCTCGCGCAACATTGCCGAGGGCTGCTGGGTAGTGACCTCTGTCAACTACGACATCACCGAGCGCAAGCAGCTCGAGCGCGATCGCGAGCGGTTTCTAGCGGTGGGCTCTGACCTCCAGGTGATCACCGATCGCAACGGCTACTTCCACTGGGTCAGCCCCACCTTTGAGCAAGCCCTGGGCTGGACTGTCGCCGAAATGACCGCCATTCCCTGGAGCGATTTTGTCCACCCCGACGACCTGGCCGCCTCCGCCGACGAAATCACCGAACTCTTTAAAGGGCGTGATACCTTTGCCTTTGAGAACCGCTACCGCCACCGAGACGGCACCTATCGCTGGCTGCTGTGGAAGGCCCGCCTCTACCCCGACGACCAGCGGGTCTACGGCGGTGCGATCGACATCACCGAGCGCAAGCGGTCGGAAGCCTCCCTGCGGGAGTCGGAGGAAAAGTATCGCCTGCTGTTCAACTCCATGGACGAGGGCTTTTGCGTCATTGAGATGCTGTTCGCAGGCGATCGCCCCATCGACTACCGCTTCCTCGACATCAACCCCACCTTCGCCCAGCAGACCGGCCTGGTCGATGCCAAAGGCAAACGCATCCGCGAGCTAGTGCCCAACCTCGAAACTCACTGGTTTGAGATCCTGGGCCGGGTGGCGGTGACCGGCGAGCCGGTGCGCTTTGAAGATTACGCCGCCGCCATGGAGCGTTGGTTTGACGTGTTTGGCTTTCGCTTTGGGGCACCAGAACTGCGCCAGGTAGCCGTTTTGTTTCGCAACGTCACCGAGCGGCGGCGGGCAGATGCCGCCCTCAAAGAGAGCGAGCGCAAGCTGCGGGCAGTGTTTGACAGCACCTTTGAATTCATCGGCCTGCTCAAAACCGACGGCACCGTGCTCGACGTCAACCGCACGGCCCTGAACGTGATTGCGGCCACCCCTGAGGCGGTAGTCGGCCAGCCCTTCTGGCTCACCCCCTGGTGGAATCACTTTCCCGAGCAGCGGGAGCGGCTGCGGCTGGCGATCGGTCGCGCCGCCCAGGGCGAAACCGTCCGCATGGAAAACCAGCATATCTGGGCTGACGGCTCCACCGCCTGGGTTGACTTCTCCATCAAGCCGGTGCTAGACGAGCAGGGTCAGGTGATTATGCTGGTGCCCGAAGGGCGCGACATCACCGAACGCAAAGCCGCCGAGCGCAAAATTCGTGAACAGGCGGCCCTGCTCGACATTGCCTCCGACGCCATTACCGTGCGCGACCTAAATCACCGGCTGCTCTACTGGAACCAGGGAGCCGAGCGCCTCTACGGGTTTGAGGCCGCCGAAGCCCTGGGCCACAAAGCCTACAACCTGCTGCACAGCGAAGTTGCCCACCACGGCGAGATGATGCCCACCCTGCTTGAGCAGGGCGAGTGGCGGGGCGAACTCGATAAACGCACCAAAACCGGCCGGGCGATCACCGTCGCCACCCGCTGGACACTGGTCAATGACGAGGCCGGCCAGGCCAAGTTTATTCTCTCAGTGGAGACCGACATCACCGAAAAGAAAACCCTGGAGGCGCAGTTTTACCAGGCCCAGCGGGTGGAGAGCCTGGGGCGGCTGGCCAGCGGCATCGCCCACGACCTCAACAATGTGTTTACCCCAATTGTCACCATCGCCCAGCTGCTGCGCCTCACCCAGCGCCACCTCAGCGACAAAGCCCAGGATCATCTGCGACTGCTAGAGGAAAGCGCCAAGCGCGGAGCCAGCATGGTGCAGCAAATTTTGTCGATCACCCGCAGCAGCAGCGGCACGCGCACGGAGGTCAACCTGGGGCCGCTGCTGCAAGACCTGGGGAACATTTTGCAGCAGAGTTTGCCCAAGCACATTGACCTGCGGCTGCCGGAGCGATCGCTGGCCCCAGATCAGGCCCTGTGGGTGAGCGCTGACCCCACCCACCTGCACCAGGTGCTGATGAATCTGTGCGTCAACGCCCGCGACGCCATGCCCACGGGGGGCACCCTGACGATCTCAGCGGAGCTGGTGACGGTGGATACGGCCCTGGCCCAAGCCCACCTCGATGCCCAGGCGGGCCAATACGTACGGCTCACCGTAGCCGACACGGGCACCGGCATTGACCCCGACCTGTGCGATCGCATCTTTGACCCGTTTTTTACCACCAAGGCCCCCGGCCAGGGTACCGGGCTGGGGCTGGCCACGGTGCTGGGCATTGTCAAAGCCAGCGACGGCTTTGTGCGGGTGGTCAGCGAGGTGGGCCAGGGCACTCACATGCAGGTCTATCTCCCCGCTCTCCCCCAGCCAGAGGCCAGCGCCGCCCCCGCCGCCCCCTGGCCTCTGGCCCCCCAGCAGGGCCAGGGCGAACGGCTGCTGATCGTCGAGGACGATGCCTCGGTGCAGCATTCGGTGCGATCGCTGCTGCTCAGCTACAACTACAGCGTTGTGGTGGCCAACAACGGGCTGGAGGCCCTCGACTGCTACACCAGTCAACCGGCCCACCTGGTGGTAGTCGATATGATGATGCCCGGCATGGACGGCATAACGCTAATTCAGCAGCTCAAGGCGATGCAGCCCAGCGTTAAAATTATTGCCACCAGCGGCCTGCCCACCTACCAAGCGGCGGCCCTGGCCGCTGGGGCCAGCGCCTTTTTACTCAAGCCCTACGACCTCAGCGACCTGCTCGACAGTATCGCCGCGCAGCTGCGGTAG
- the mazG gene encoding nucleoside triphosphate pyrophosphohydrolase translates to MQDSPLSAPRAAILAALERLIDVIAQLRHPATGCPWDLAQTPTSLIPYVIEEAYEVVDAIQGGDQGAIAEELGDLLLQVVLQAQVASDNGDFDLGTVATGIADKLVRRHPHIFGDAPGATPEEVSQNWERIKAEEKGIPHDPAKLTPKLTKYSRTLPPLMAASKISVKAAKAGFEWAAIDGVWDKFHEELDEFRTALAQEPKANQQAELGDLLFTLVNLARWYDLDPSEALQSTNRRFIQRFELVEAVAEKPLGEYGIDELEALWQKAKAQLARPED, encoded by the coding sequence ATGCAAGACAGCCCCCTATCTGCACCCCGCGCCGCCATTCTCGCTGCCCTAGAGCGACTGATCGACGTGATTGCCCAACTGCGCCACCCCGCCACCGGCTGCCCGTGGGATTTAGCCCAAACCCCCACCAGCCTGATTCCCTACGTAATCGAAGAAGCCTACGAAGTGGTGGATGCCATTCAGGGGGGAGACCAGGGGGCGATCGCCGAAGAACTCGGTGACCTGCTGCTCCAGGTGGTGCTCCAGGCCCAGGTGGCCAGCGACAATGGCGACTTTGACCTGGGCACCGTGGCCACGGGCATCGCCGACAAGCTGGTGCGCCGCCACCCCCACATCTTTGGCGACGCCCCTGGGGCCACCCCCGAGGAAGTCAGCCAAAACTGGGAGCGCATCAAGGCCGAAGAGAAAGGCATTCCCCACGACCCGGCCAAACTCACCCCCAAGCTAACCAAGTACAGCCGCACCCTGCCGCCGCTGATGGCCGCCAGCAAAATCTCTGTCAAAGCCGCCAAAGCCGGGTTCGAATGGGCCGCCATTGACGGCGTGTGGGACAAGTTTCACGAAGAGCTAGACGAGTTTCGTACAGCCCTGGCGCAGGAACCCAAAGCCAACCAGCAGGCAGAGCTGGGCGACCTGCTGTTCACCCTGGTAAACCTGGCTCGCTGGTACGACCTCGACCCCTCCGAGGCGCTGCAGAGCACCAACCGTCGCTTTATCCAGCGTTTTGAACTGGTGGAGGCGGTGGCCGAGAAGCCCTTAGGTGAGTACGGCATTGATGAGCTAGAGGCGCTGTGGCAAAAGGCAAAGGCGCAGCTGGCCAGGCCTGAGGATTGA
- a CDS encoding peptidoglycan-binding protein encodes MQSKLVEQGYEVGQKGVYDLKTEAAVRQFQEQKGLLIDGKVGSLTWSALLYVSLSLEVPRTPKVVEDIKFLQSILHREGFLKEVNGHFDPTTQWAVQRFQQSQGLVADGQCGPRTWSVLLGQRTSPASRSEIRMQVLEHLDGFFWEQMLIIIFIAAGMHVNPLNQAEDISLLKSLIVSYALTWIGPLALDQIFERFPIAKRFPLFRFAPYVAIGLIWRELIGHILKFSS; translated from the coding sequence TTGCAGAGTAAGCTCGTGGAGCAGGGCTATGAGGTTGGGCAAAAAGGAGTTTACGACCTCAAGACTGAAGCGGCGGTGCGGCAGTTTCAGGAGCAAAAGGGCTTGCTGATTGACGGCAAGGTCGGCTCCTTGACTTGGAGTGCTCTGCTCTATGTTTCTCTATCCCTAGAGGTACCTAGAACGCCAAAGGTGGTTGAAGACATTAAATTTCTCCAGTCCATTCTACACAGAGAGGGCTTTTTGAAGGAGGTCAATGGCCACTTTGATCCAACAACGCAGTGGGCGGTTCAGCGCTTTCAGCAGTCCCAGGGACTGGTGGCAGATGGCCAATGTGGCCCTAGAACTTGGTCTGTTTTGCTTGGCCAACGGACTAGCCCCGCCTCTCGCAGTGAAATTAGGATGCAGGTTCTAGAGCATCTAGATGGTTTTTTTTGGGAGCAAATGCTGATCATCATTTTTATTGCAGCGGGGATGCATGTCAATCCTCTAAACCAGGCAGAGGACATCTCTCTGCTAAAGTCGCTGATTGTTTCCTACGCGCTAACCTGGATTGGCCCCCTGGCTCTCGATCAGATCTTTGAGCGGTTTCCCATTGCCAAACGGTTTCCTTTATTTCGCTTTGCTCCCTACGTCGCCATTGGCTTGATATGGCGTGAATTGATCGGCCACATCCTCAAGTTTTCCAGTTAG
- a CDS encoding NfeD family protein — protein sequence MSPFDPLSPEYFMIPAQGIVIEAIALGCNGQVKFKSSYWQAQLTQHGSGSSLQPGSLVDVVGRVGNTLLVKAR from the coding sequence ATGAGCCCTTTTGACCCTCTTTCTCCGGAGTATTTTATGATTCCTGCCCAGGGAATTGTCATTGAGGCGATTGCTTTGGGATGCAATGGCCAGGTGAAGTTTAAGTCATCGTATTGGCAGGCTCAGTTGACTCAGCATGGTTCAGGGTCTTCTTTGCAGCCCGGTAGCCTGGTTGACGTTGTGGGGCGGGTGGGCAATACGCTTTTGGTCAAAGCGAGGTGA
- the cofG gene encoding 7,8-didemethyl-8-hydroxy-5-deazariboflavin synthase subunit CofG gives MGQTRRHGCSSISSSKVVKTGEQQQITYSRAHTLVPTYECFNRCTYCNFRTDPGQSPWLSLGDVAQQLPALKRRGVCEILVLSGEVAPHSPRRAAWLHHIYRICELALEAGLLPHTNVGPLSRSEMAQLKQVNVSMGLMVEQVTPRLLETVHRHAPSKRPEVRLQQLEWAGELAIPFTTGLLLGLGEKEADWLDSLRAIAALQARYGHIQEVILQPHRPGQQQSQRGTALDEAALIRAVQLAREWLPPDVALQIPPNLVSLKGLLDCLTAGARDLGGISPVDEVNPDYDHPTPDLLRDAIAPAGWQLQLRLPVYPQYDSWLPHSLRAPVRSWRERLNSPSGSPGDIEITSL, from the coding sequence ATGGGGCAAACTCGGAGGCATGGGTGCAGCAGTATTTCCTCTTCGAAGGTCGTTAAAACCGGGGAGCAGCAGCAAATAACCTACAGCCGCGCCCACACTTTGGTGCCTACCTACGAGTGCTTTAACCGCTGCACCTACTGCAACTTTCGCACCGATCCGGGCCAGTCGCCCTGGCTGAGCTTAGGGGATGTGGCCCAACAGCTACCGGCTCTCAAGCGCCGAGGTGTCTGCGAAATTTTAGTGCTCAGTGGCGAAGTGGCCCCCCACAGCCCTCGCCGGGCCGCCTGGCTGCACCACATCTACCGCATTTGCGAGCTGGCCCTGGAGGCTGGCCTGCTGCCCCACACGAACGTCGGCCCCCTGAGCCGCAGCGAAATGGCGCAGCTCAAGCAGGTGAATGTCTCCATGGGCCTGATGGTAGAGCAGGTGACGCCTCGCCTGCTGGAGACCGTCCACCGCCACGCCCCCAGCAAGCGGCCGGAGGTGCGTCTTCAGCAGCTGGAGTGGGCAGGAGAGTTGGCTATTCCTTTTACCACCGGGCTACTGCTGGGGCTGGGGGAGAAGGAGGCCGACTGGTTGGATTCGCTGCGGGCGATCGCCGCTTTGCAAGCCCGCTACGGCCACATTCAAGAGGTGATTCTGCAACCCCACCGCCCCGGTCAGCAGCAAAGCCAGCGGGGTACAGCCCTCGATGAAGCGGCCTTGATCAGAGCTGTACAGCTGGCGAGGGAATGGCTTCCTCCGGACGTTGCCCTTCAGATTCCGCCCAACCTGGTGAGTCTTAAAGGATTGCTAGATTGTTTGACCGCAGGCGCGAGGGATCTGGGCGGCATTAGCCCGGTGGATGAGGTGAACCCCGACTACGACCACCCCACACCGGATTTATTGAGAGATGCGATCGCCCCCGCTGGCTGGCAGCTTCAGCTCCGCCTGCCCGTCTATCCTCAGTACGACAGCTGGCTACCCCATTCCCTTAGAGCCCCAGTCCGCAGTTGGCGAGAGCGCCTAAACAGCCCGTCCGGCTCTCCTGGTGACATAGAAATCACCTCGCTTTGA
- a CDS encoding rhodanese-like domain-containing protein: protein MNRLFGLLPKPSPLRPESRVYDLKERLDWGEPALTIIDVRDRAEFNQSHITGAISMPTDSLLATAANCFEVTRDLYIYSNTDDEATAVADRLRGAGFSRVAIVRGGVAAWKAAGFPVETVITPVAEPPVH, encoded by the coding sequence ATGAATCGTCTGTTTGGCCTGCTTCCTAAGCCTTCGCCGCTACGGCCAGAGTCCCGCGTCTATGACCTCAAGGAGCGGCTCGACTGGGGCGAGCCAGCGCTGACTATCATCGATGTGCGCGATCGCGCCGAGTTCAATCAGAGCCATATTACCGGCGCTATCTCCATGCCCACCGACTCACTGCTCGCCACGGCTGCCAATTGTTTTGAGGTGACCCGCGATCTCTATATTTACAGCAACACCGACGACGAGGCGACAGCGGTGGCTGACCGGCTGCGCGGGGCCGGGTTTTCTCGGGTGGCGATCGTGCGCGGTGGGGTGGCGGCCTGGAAGGCGGCAGGCTTTCCGGTGGAAACCGTAATCACACCTGTGGCAGAACCCCCCGTACACTAG
- the mutL gene encoding DNA mismatch repair endonuclease MutL, which yields MHALPSDVVHSIAAGEVIDSLAAVVRELIENALDAQATHITLALWPDQGRVQVADNGTAMALDNLQRAAIPHSTSKIRTQADLWRVSSLGFRGEALHSLAQVARLEICSRPPGAESGWRVTYSALGEPLNTTPAALAQGTVVAITDLFGQWPARRERLPTLHRQLSQVQRVIYHCALAHPTVTWAVQLNDRPWLALTPGPTPRGLVPQLVRAVGEGDLHEGWQPAPWAEAEDGLGLDALDGNLSASHSLKTGIYGLIGLPDRCHRPRPDWVKVAVNGRVVAVPELEQSIVNAFRHTLPRHRYPLAFVHLTVAPSAIDWNRRPDKSTLYLHQLDEWTTLCQGHIEALLGQYAVRPEGNQQQRVTQLLKIAEPGALYGAAELSDGLPYPSRPGSLRAIAQVHNRYILAEQPDGLCLIEQHIAHERVLYERLQDQWQLVPLVTPVVLEGLTEKQLEQLQRLGFNPEEFGPHRWALRTAPQPLRDRLDLPDALLELSLGGNLDTAQVAIACRTAIRNGTPLDLATLQTLLDDWQQTRNPRTCPHGRPICLTLSETSLARFFRRSWVVGKSHGI from the coding sequence ATTCACGCGCTGCCGAGCGATGTTGTTCACAGCATTGCCGCCGGGGAAGTGATCGACTCTCTAGCGGCGGTGGTGCGCGAACTGATTGAGAATGCGCTCGATGCCCAGGCCACCCACATTACCCTGGCCCTCTGGCCCGACCAGGGGCGGGTGCAGGTGGCCGACAACGGCACCGCGATGGCGCTAGACAATTTGCAGCGGGCGGCCATTCCCCACAGCACCAGCAAAATTCGCACCCAGGCCGACCTGTGGCGAGTCAGCAGTCTGGGATTTCGCGGTGAGGCGCTGCACAGTCTGGCCCAGGTCGCTCGGCTGGAAATTTGTAGCCGTCCCCCTGGGGCCGAGTCGGGCTGGCGAGTCACCTACTCGGCACTGGGGGAGCCCCTGAATACGACCCCAGCGGCACTGGCCCAGGGAACTGTGGTTGCCATCACCGATTTGTTTGGCCAGTGGCCTGCCCGCCGCGAGCGATTGCCGACGCTGCACCGCCAGCTCAGCCAGGTGCAGCGAGTAATTTACCACTGCGCCCTGGCCCATCCCACGGTGACCTGGGCGGTGCAGCTGAACGATCGCCCCTGGCTGGCCCTCACCCCCGGCCCCACCCCTCGGGGGCTGGTGCCCCAGCTGGTGCGGGCCGTTGGCGAAGGCGATTTACACGAAGGTTGGCAGCCTGCCCCCTGGGCTGAGGCGGAGGACGGCCTTGGGCTGGATGCTTTAGACGGTAATCTTTCGGCAAGCCATTCCTTAAAAACCGGCATTTACGGACTGATTGGCCTGCCCGATCGCTGCCATCGCCCCCGGCCCGACTGGGTCAAAGTCGCGGTCAACGGGCGAGTGGTGGCGGTGCCCGAGCTAGAGCAGAGTATTGTGAATGCCTTTCGCCACACCCTACCCCGCCACCGCTATCCCCTGGCCTTTGTGCATCTCACCGTCGCCCCCAGCGCCATCGACTGGAACCGCCGCCCCGACAAATCGACCCTGTACCTGCACCAGCTCGACGAGTGGACGACCCTCTGCCAGGGCCATATTGAGGCGCTGCTGGGACAGTACGCCGTCCGCCCTGAGGGCAACCAGCAGCAGCGCGTCACCCAGCTGCTGAAGATAGCGGAGCCAGGGGCGCTCTACGGTGCGGCTGAGCTGTCCGATGGGTTGCCCTACCCGTCGCGGCCCGGGAGTTTGCGGGCGATCGCCCAGGTTCACAACCGCTATATTCTGGCCGAGCAGCCCGACGGCCTCTGCTTAATTGAGCAGCACATTGCCCACGAACGGGTGCTCTACGAGCGGCTGCAAGACCAGTGGCAGCTGGTGCCCTTGGTCACGCCAGTTGTGCTAGAGGGGCTGACAGAAAAACAGCTGGAGCAGCTGCAGCGACTGGGGTTCAACCCAGAGGAGTTTGGGCCCCATCGCTGGGCCCTGCGAACCGCGCCACAACCGCTGCGCGATCGCCTTGATCTGCCCGACGCCCTGCTAGAACTCAGCCTGGGGGGAAATCTGGATACCGCTCAGGTGGCGATCGCCTGCCGCACCGCCATCCGCAACGGCACCCCGCTCGATCTGGCCACCCTACAAACCCTGCTCGACGACTGGCAGCAGACCCGCAACCCCCGCACCTGCCCCCACGGTAGACCGATCTGCCTGACATTGAGTGAAACTTCCCTGGCCCGCTTCTTCCGCCGCAGCTGGGTTGTCGGCAAAAGCCACGGCATTTAA
- a CDS encoding glutathione S-transferase family protein: MTTAPLSWSALNELADFSVDYTNGPTNAQSRLRLFGQPESAVRVTLYRDNHAWCPYCQKVWLWLEEKQVPYRIEKVTMFCYGEKEAWYKRKVPSGMLPALELDGRMITESDDILLALENAFGPLVWGMKDPQVVPLRQLERLLFRAWCMWLCQPARSPAADQRAGEQFVGVVQRVEQALAATSGSFFLPEFSTADVVFVPYVERMNASLYYYKGYSLREENPRLKDWFDGLESRSTYRGTQSDFHTHVHDLPPQMGGCYANDLPQTRRNQAQVDLGPWFGLPDVAYLEPETSRVEALTRMVKHRDNIIKVNPAARDEIDLALRCALTYLMTGEPCQPPAGAELGLRYLRDRINVPRDMSIYAAKRLRAALEATAALAGDAQPEPLPTRHRRDQDPANFAA; the protein is encoded by the coding sequence ATGACCACCGCCCCGTTGAGCTGGTCGGCCCTAAACGAACTGGCCGACTTTTCGGTTGACTACACCAACGGCCCCACCAATGCCCAGTCGCGGCTTCGCCTGTTTGGCCAGCCCGAGTCGGCGGTGCGGGTCACCCTCTACCGCGACAACCACGCCTGGTGTCCTTACTGCCAGAAGGTGTGGCTGTGGCTGGAGGAAAAACAAGTGCCCTACCGCATCGAAAAGGTCACCATGTTTTGCTATGGCGAAAAGGAAGCCTGGTACAAGCGCAAGGTGCCCTCAGGGATGCTGCCTGCCCTGGAACTAGACGGGCGGATGATTACTGAAAGCGATGACATTTTGCTGGCGCTAGAGAACGCCTTTGGCCCCCTGGTCTGGGGTATGAAAGACCCGCAGGTGGTACCCCTGCGGCAGCTAGAGCGACTGCTGTTTCGAGCCTGGTGTATGTGGCTGTGTCAGCCAGCGCGCTCGCCTGCGGCAGACCAGCGAGCCGGCGAACAGTTTGTCGGAGTGGTGCAACGGGTAGAACAGGCCCTGGCGGCGACTTCTGGCTCCTTCTTTTTGCCGGAATTTAGCACCGCCGACGTGGTGTTTGTGCCCTACGTGGAGCGCATGAATGCCAGCCTTTATTACTACAAAGGCTACTCGCTGCGGGAGGAGAACCCTCGCCTCAAGGACTGGTTCGACGGGTTGGAGAGCCGCTCGACCTATCGCGGCACCCAGAGTGACTTTCACACCCACGTGCACGACCTGCCGCCGCAAATGGGAGGCTGCTACGCGAATGATTTGCCCCAGACCCGGCGCAACCAGGCCCAGGTTGACCTTGGTCCCTGGTTTGGCCTACCCGATGTGGCCTATCTAGAACCAGAAACGTCTCGGGTTGAGGCTCTGACTCGGATGGTAAAGCACCGGGACAACATTATTAAAGTAAATCCGGCTGCCAGGGATGAAATTGATCTGGCCCTGCGCTGTGCGTTGACCTACCTCATGACAGGGGAGCCCTGCCAGCCTCCAGCTGGGGCTGAGCTGGGGCTGCGGTATCTGCGCGATCGCATCAACGTACCCCGCGATATGTCAATCTACGCCGCCAAGCGCCTGCGCGCAGCCCTGGAGGCCACCGCTGCCCTCGCCGGGGATGCTCAGCCCGAACCGCTGCCCACTCGTCACCGTCGCGACCAAGACCCAGCAAATTTTGCGGCCTAG